One segment of Thermoanaerobacter kivui DNA contains the following:
- a CDS encoding DNA polymerase IV — protein sequence MKRKIIHVDMDAFFASVEQHDNPEYKGKPVIVGGLSERGVVSTCSYEARKYGIHSAMPMYMAKKLCPHGIFLSARRKRYEEVSAQIFDILYSITPLVEPMSIDEAYLDVTDIDKNPEIIALEIKKKVKETTGLTISAGVSYNKFLAKLASDWNKPDGFMVITEEMIPDILKPLPVSKVHGIGQKSEERLKSMGINTIDDLLKLSQENLVEIFGKVGVEIYLRIRGIDERPVETMREIKSIGKEKTLEKDTKDKKLLLHYLKLFSDIISEELVREKLYARTVTVKIKTPDFAVHTKSKTLNKYIRLSEDIYDVAYEIIERLKLDQYIRLIGLSVSNLSAVKYEQLSFLDKRVIKFIKAENVVREINKKMGQEVVKKASELLNEETKQRRD from the coding sequence ATGAAGCGAAAGATTATTCATGTTGATATGGATGCCTTTTTTGCATCCGTAGAACAGCATGATAATCCAGAGTATAAAGGAAAACCTGTCATTGTAGGCGGTTTGTCTGAAAGAGGAGTAGTTTCAACTTGCTCATATGAAGCAAGAAAATACGGGATACATTCTGCAATGCCGATGTACATGGCGAAAAAGCTGTGTCCACACGGTATTTTTCTTTCTGCAAGGAGAAAAAGATATGAAGAAGTGTCTGCTCAAATTTTCGATATTTTGTACAGTATAACTCCTTTAGTAGAACCTATGTCTATAGATGAAGCCTATCTTGATGTTACAGATATTGACAAAAATCCAGAGATTATTGCCCTGGAAATAAAAAAGAAAGTGAAAGAGACGACGGGGCTTACCATTTCTGCGGGAGTTTCCTATAACAAATTTCTTGCAAAACTTGCTTCTGATTGGAATAAGCCAGACGGATTTATGGTCATAACAGAAGAAATGATTCCCGACATTTTAAAACCACTTCCTGTTTCTAAAGTTCATGGCATAGGGCAAAAATCTGAAGAGAGACTTAAATCTATGGGAATAAATACAATAGATGACCTTTTAAAACTGTCACAGGAGAATCTTGTCGAAATTTTTGGTAAAGTAGGTGTGGAAATATATTTAAGAATCAGGGGCATTGATGAGAGGCCTGTTGAAACTATGAGGGAGATTAAGTCTATAGGAAAGGAAAAGACACTGGAAAAGGATACAAAGGACAAAAAGCTTTTACTTCATTATTTGAAATTATTTTCCGACATAATATCGGAAGAATTAGTTAGAGAGAAACTTTATGCCAGAACGGTTACTGTTAAGATAAAGACACCAGATTTTGCAGTTCACACCAAAAGCAAGACATTAAATAAATATATACGATTAAGTGAGGACATATACGATGTAGCCTACGAAATTATTGAAAGACTAAAATTAGACCAGTATATAAGGCTTATTGGTCTATCTGTTTCTAACTTGAGTGCAGTAAAATATGAGCAATTGTCCTTTTTGGATAAAAGGGTTATTAAATTTATTAAGGCAGAAAATGTAGTTAGAGAAATAAATAAAAAGATGGGGCAGGAAGTAGTGAAAAAAGCAAGTGAACTTTTAAATGAGGAAACGAAGCAACGGAGGGATTAA
- a CDS encoding OadG-related small transporter subunit gives MDLLNVFKIVIVGIGMTFLMLVIFFLMIKFLVKVFNK, from the coding sequence ATGGACTTACTTAATGTATTTAAAATTGTTATTGTGGGAATAGGAATGACTTTTTTGATGTTAGTCATATTTTTTTTGATGATCAAATTTTTAGTGAAAGTATTTAATAAATGA
- a CDS encoding sodium ion-translocating decarboxylase subunit beta produces MLLLPIGFGIILANILFSAAVGENGFLTILYNAGVNTEFFPILIFIAVGAMVDFSPLLKQPLVIFFGAAAQLGIFLTIIFAYILGFNLKEAAAIGIIGVADGPTSIYVAKVYSLDSREEVFRYSH; encoded by the coding sequence ATGTTACTGTTACCTATAGGATTTGGCATAATACTTGCCAATATCCTGTTTTCAGCTGCTGTAGGTGAAAACGGCTTTCTCACAATTTTATATAATGCTGGAGTAAATACAGAATTTTTTCCTATCCTTATTTTTATTGCAGTTGGGGCAATGGTAGACTTTTCACCACTTCTTAAGCAACCGTTAGTGATATTTTTTGGTGCAGCAGCACAGTTAGGGATATTTTTAACTATAATTTTTGCGTATATACTAGGTTTTAATTTAAAAGAAGCAGCTGCTATAGGCATAATTGGCGTTGCAGATGGTCCTACGTCTATTTATGTAGCTAAAGTGTATAGTTTGGACTCCAGGGAAGAGGTTTTTAGATACTCTCATTAG
- a CDS encoding sodium:calcium antiporter yields the protein MTQDILMLLFSLAFILFACVLFTNSIEWFGKKLNLSQGVVGSILAAVGTALPETIIPIIAILFYGGREASQIATGAILGAPFMLSTLGFLITGAAVIIYSLFGKRTLKMNANKKVFRRDLMYFILVYTVAIFTSVFNQFNEVRTFAVVLILVSYALYVKRTFSDEQKIEENIGTLYFTKVFSVDTNLFWITTQLALSLLGIIFGAHLFVGYVKDLSHMMGISPLILSIVITPIATELPEKLNSIVWVGQKKDTLALGNITGAMVFQSSIPVTVGILFTPWNITGIAFLSAMLALTSAILNLMWINIRKSVNPFVLMFGGVLYGIFLITILH from the coding sequence TTGACACAAGATATACTGATGCTGCTTTTTAGTCTCGCTTTTATACTTTTTGCCTGTGTCTTATTTACAAACTCAATAGAATGGTTTGGGAAAAAGCTAAACTTAAGTCAAGGGGTTGTCGGAAGTATTCTGGCTGCTGTAGGTACAGCACTTCCAGAAACAATTATACCAATTATCGCTATACTTTTTTATGGAGGAAGGGAAGCAAGCCAAATAGCTACAGGTGCTATTCTGGGCGCTCCTTTTATGCTTTCTACCTTAGGATTTTTGATAACGGGTGCTGCCGTCATAATTTATTCTCTTTTCGGAAAAAGAACATTAAAAATGAATGCAAATAAAAAGGTATTTCGCAGAGATTTAATGTATTTTATTTTAGTATACACTGTTGCAATTTTTACCTCTGTTTTTAACCAATTTAATGAAGTGAGAACTTTTGCAGTTGTATTAATATTAGTATCATACGCTCTCTACGTAAAGCGCACTTTTTCAGACGAGCAGAAAATAGAAGAAAACATAGGAACTTTATATTTTACAAAAGTGTTTAGTGTAGACACCAACTTGTTTTGGATAACTACGCAACTTGCTCTTTCCCTTTTAGGAATAATTTTTGGCGCTCACTTGTTTGTAGGATATGTAAAAGATTTGTCTCACATGATGGGAATTTCACCTCTTATACTTTCAATTGTCATAACACCTATTGCAACAGAATTGCCTGAAAAACTCAATTCTATTGTATGGGTAGGACAAAAAAAAGACACCCTTGCACTTGGAAATATAACAGGTGCAATGGTGTTTCAGTCTTCCATACCAGTTACTGTTGGTATACTGTTTACCCCGTGGAACATAACAGGAATAGCTTTTTTAAGTGCCATGTTAGCTTTAACTTCAGCTATTTTAAATTTAATGTGGATAAATATTAGAAAGTCAGTCAATCCTTTTGTGCTGATGTTTGGAGGAGTGTTATACGGAATATTTTTAATCACTATACTTCATTAA
- the trmL gene encoding tRNA (uridine(34)/cytosine(34)/5-carboxymethylaminomethyluridine(34)-2'-O)-methyltransferase TrmL, with protein sequence MPLNVVLVEPEIPQNTGNIARTCVLTGSRLHLVKPLGFSIDEKYVKRAGLDYWPLLDLTVYDNLEQFLEQNKGKKFYLATTKAKKYYHEVKYEDNSYILFGKETAGLPKWLIEKYYEDCIRIPMHEVISTRSLNLSNSVAIVLYEALRQLGFPNMK encoded by the coding sequence ATGCCACTTAATGTAGTACTTGTTGAACCTGAGATACCACAGAACACGGGGAATATTGCAAGAACTTGTGTGCTTACAGGCAGCAGGCTTCATCTTGTAAAACCTTTAGGTTTCAGTATAGACGAAAAATACGTAAAAAGAGCTGGCCTAGATTACTGGCCTCTTTTAGACCTTACCGTTTACGATAATCTCGAACAATTTCTTGAACAAAACAAAGGGAAAAAGTTTTATCTTGCTACCACAAAGGCTAAAAAGTATTATCATGAAGTAAAATATGAAGACAATTCTTATATACTTTTTGGGAAAGAAACTGCAGGACTTCCTAAGTGGTTGATTGAAAAATACTACGAAGACTGTATACGGATACCAATGCATGAAGTGATATCTACAAGGTCTCTAAATTTGTCCAACTCTGTAGCTATAGTACTATATGAGGCCTTGAGACAACTGGGTTTTCCTAATATGAAATAA
- a CDS encoding ABC transporter permease yields MRYVEALKIAIRSILSNKMRSFLTMLGIIIGVTAVIALVSIGQGSTRSITSQIQSMGSNLIMVNVMGRGGESSLTYDQAIALKDSSFIAAISPVISSSVTAMYGNNSVDNTTVNGVNGDYQSIRDLQVAAGRFILPMDDEGRNKVAVLGSNVARELFGFTDPIGKTIKLNGQNFTVVGILSQKGSSIAGSDDDSIFIPLKTMFYFAKNRDIRQIYIEATSPDTVELAKNEINSKLLQIFKGDTNAFRIMDQSQILSTVNSVTATLSLLLGGIAGISLLVGGIGIMNIMLVSVTERTREIGIRKALGAKKKDILLQFIIESLTLSGLGGIVGIIVGYVLSMVLGSAMNINAKPSLSTVLISFSFSVIVGLFFGVYPANKAANLNPIEALRYE; encoded by the coding sequence GTGAGATATGTAGAAGCTTTGAAAATAGCTATACGCAGTATTTTAAGCAATAAAATGAGGTCTTTTCTCACCATGTTGGGGATTATAATAGGTGTCACAGCTGTTATAGCCTTAGTAAGTATAGGCCAAGGCTCTACAAGAAGTATTACTTCTCAGATACAAAGTATGGGTTCAAACCTCATAATGGTAAACGTAATGGGGAGAGGGGGAGAAAGCTCTTTAACTTATGACCAAGCCATTGCTTTAAAAGACTCAAGCTTTATAGCTGCTATATCTCCGGTCATATCTAGCAGTGTAACGGCTATGTACGGAAATAATTCAGTGGACAACACAACAGTAAATGGAGTAAATGGAGATTATCAATCAATACGCGATCTACAAGTAGCAGCTGGCAGATTCATTTTGCCGATGGATGATGAAGGAAGGAACAAGGTGGCAGTTCTTGGCAGCAATGTAGCGAGAGAGCTTTTTGGCTTTACTGACCCTATTGGCAAGACTATAAAATTAAATGGCCAAAACTTCACGGTAGTAGGTATTTTGTCACAAAAAGGTTCTTCAATTGCAGGTTCTGATGATGATTCAATATTTATACCCCTTAAGACAATGTTCTACTTTGCGAAAAATAGAGACATAAGACAAATATATATAGAAGCTACAAGCCCAGATACTGTTGAACTTGCTAAAAACGAAATAAACAGCAAACTGTTGCAGATATTTAAAGGCGATACAAATGCCTTTAGAATAATGGACCAATCACAAATTTTATCTACAGTAAATAGTGTTACTGCTACTTTGAGCTTGCTCCTTGGAGGAATTGCAGGAATCTCCCTTTTAGTCGGTGGAATTGGGATAATGAACATAATGCTTGTATCTGTTACTGAAAGGACGAGAGAGATAGGGATAAGAAAAGCATTAGGAGCCAAAAAGAAAGATATATTACTTCAGTTTATAATTGAATCATTAACTTTAAGCGGATTAGGAGGAATAGTGGGAATTATAGTAGGATACGTATTGTCGATGGTACTAGGCTCAGCTATGAATATAAATGCTAAGCCTTCTCTCTCTACAGTATTAATATCCTTCTCTTTCTCGGTAATTGTAGGATTGTTCTTTGGCGTATATCCTGCAAATAAAGCTGCCAATTTAAATCCAATTGAAGCTCTAAGATACGAATAA
- a CDS encoding DUF1646 family protein has product MVIVALLVILLMILILPLANRHIEHNIEYFLFAMGVAAAFVSGVFSYDLIEHIFKNHLLYLITAAVFLSGLLFEIFKDKFKKSIGTVVTHIPLKIFIFLIIIILGLTASIITAIIASIILVEIIHLLPLKHKDKVVITVIASLSIGMGAALTPIGEPLATIVTSKLNANFFYLFNTLGIYVIPGILALGFLGLLYINKLEINNHFIIEENYVKEAEEIKKVERFQFIFIQAFKIFVFILALELLGAGFKPIIDNYIIHLDSRLLYWINMASAVLDNATLAAAEISPAMTTEQIQAILMGLLISGGMLIPGNIPNIISAGKLNIKSREWALVGIPLSLVGLVIYFIIHFVI; this is encoded by the coding sequence GTGGTCATTGTTGCACTCTTAGTAATATTATTAATGATCCTAATTTTGCCTCTTGCAAATAGGCATATAGAACACAACATCGAATATTTTCTTTTTGCAATGGGAGTTGCTGCAGCATTTGTATCAGGAGTATTTTCTTATGACCTGATAGAACACATATTTAAAAATCATCTTTTGTATTTAATAACAGCAGCCGTATTTTTATCAGGACTTTTATTTGAGATATTTAAAGATAAATTTAAAAAATCTATAGGAACAGTAGTAACTCATATTCCACTTAAAATATTTATATTTTTAATCATTATTATCCTTGGCTTGACAGCCAGTATAATTACAGCCATAATAGCCTCAATAATATTAGTGGAAATAATTCACTTGTTGCCTTTAAAACACAAAGACAAAGTGGTGATTACTGTCATTGCCTCTCTTTCAATCGGCATGGGTGCTGCACTAACACCAATTGGAGAGCCTTTAGCCACAATAGTAACTTCAAAATTAAATGCAAACTTTTTTTACCTTTTCAATACTTTAGGCATTTACGTCATACCAGGTATATTAGCTTTGGGTTTTTTAGGTTTACTTTACATTAATAAATTAGAGATAAATAACCATTTCATTATAGAAGAAAATTATGTTAAAGAAGCAGAGGAAATTAAAAAAGTTGAAAGATTTCAATTTATCTTTATTCAAGCATTTAAAATTTTCGTTTTTATTCTGGCATTGGAACTTTTAGGTGCAGGATTCAAACCTATTATTGACAATTATATAATTCATCTTGATAGCCGACTTTTATATTGGATAAATATGGCCTCAGCAGTGCTTGACAACGCAACACTGGCAGCAGCTGAAATAAGCCCTGCTATGACAACAGAACAAATCCAAGCAATATTGATGGGGCTTCTAATAAGTGGCGGCATGTTGATTCCAGGAAACATACCTAATATCATATCAGCAGGAAAGCTGAATATTAAAAGCCGTGAATGGGCTTTGGTAGGAATTCCTCTGTCTTTAGTTGGTTTAGTTATATATTTTATCATTCATTTTGTAATTTGA
- a CDS encoding ABC transporter ATP-binding protein, which yields MDNILIKIRNLTKIYKMGENEVRALDGINLDIEKGEFVSIVGQSGSGKTTLMNIIGCLDVKTSGEYFLNGIDTSKLSDNQLADLRCSEIGFVFQNFNLLQKMTALENVELPMIYKGVPTKERRQRAQMLLEMVGLKERMHHRPNELSGGQQQRVAIARALANNPHLILADEPTGNLDSKSGSEIMKIIKELNERGNTVVLITHDPNIAAQAKRIVRIKDGRILENEVVTP from the coding sequence ATGGATAACATTTTAATAAAAATAAGGAATTTAACAAAGATTTACAAAATGGGAGAAAATGAAGTAAGAGCGTTAGATGGTATAAACCTTGACATTGAAAAAGGGGAATTTGTATCAATTGTCGGTCAATCAGGTTCAGGTAAAACTACTTTAATGAATATAATAGGGTGCTTAGATGTAAAAACTTCTGGAGAATACTTTTTAAATGGCATAGACACAAGCAAACTTTCTGACAATCAATTAGCAGATTTAAGATGTAGCGAAATAGGGTTTGTTTTTCAAAATTTCAATTTGCTTCAAAAAATGACGGCTTTAGAAAATGTGGAATTGCCTATGATATACAAAGGTGTGCCTACAAAAGAAAGGCGGCAAAGAGCCCAGATGCTATTAGAGATGGTAGGACTTAAGGAAAGGATGCACCATAGACCTAATGAATTATCAGGAGGTCAGCAACAAAGAGTAGCAATAGCAAGGGCACTAGCAAATAATCCCCATCTCATATTGGCAGATGAGCCGACGGGAAATTTAGACTCAAAAAGTGGTAGTGAGATAATGAAAATAATAAAGGAGTTGAATGAGAGAGGAAACACAGTAGTACTCATAACTCATGACCCTAATATAGCTGCACAAGCAAAAAGAATAGTAAGAATAAAAGACGGACGCATTTTAGAAAACGAGGTGGTAACACCGTGA
- a CDS encoding bacteriohemerythrin → MKWTESLSVGNELVDSQHKELIKKVNDVLEACNQKKGKEKIEEVMKFLKDYTIEHFSAEEDLMKKYQYPSYEEHKKIHEDFIKKVEELDEKIKKEGINLSIIMLVNKTLVDWLINHISKEDKKVGEYIKSQM, encoded by the coding sequence TTGAAGTGGACTGAATCTTTATCAGTTGGAAATGAACTCGTTGACAGCCAACATAAAGAGTTAATAAAAAAAGTAAATGATGTTTTGGAGGCTTGCAACCAGAAAAAAGGAAAAGAAAAAATTGAAGAAGTGATGAAATTTTTAAAAGATTATACTATAGAACATTTTAGCGCTGAAGAAGACCTCATGAAAAAATATCAATACCCTTCCTATGAAGAACACAAAAAAATTCATGAAGATTTCATTAAAAAAGTAGAGGAATTGGACGAAAAAATAAAAAAAGAAGGCATAAACTTATCAATTATAATGCTTGTCAATAAAACGTTGGTGGATTGGCTTATAAATCACATAAGCAAAGAGGACAAAAAGGTAGGAGAGTATATAAAAAGTCAAATGTAA
- a CDS encoding fumarylacetoacetate hydrolase family protein — MRLVRIDKALNEYGVIEGDKVIAFGSEGFYSYNLEEVKLLPPCLPTKAICVGLNYRDHIEEMGDKEPEEPTLFIKPSTAVIGPDDFIVLPEMSERVDYEGELAVVIGKRAKNVSLKDALDYVLGYTIANDVTARDLQAKDGQWTRAKSFDTFLPIGPWIETDLDPSSLDITTYVNGVVRQKSNTKHLIFNVPKLVSFISHIMTLNPGDVILTGTPSGVGPLKSGDVVTIEIEGIGKLTNRVK, encoded by the coding sequence GTGAGGCTTGTGCGAATAGATAAAGCGTTGAATGAATATGGAGTAATTGAAGGGGATAAAGTTATTGCATTTGGAAGTGAAGGCTTTTATTCTTATAACTTGGAGGAAGTAAAGCTTTTGCCTCCTTGCCTGCCTACAAAAGCTATATGTGTAGGGTTAAATTATAGGGATCATATAGAGGAAATGGGGGACAAAGAGCCGGAGGAACCGACATTATTCATAAAACCTTCAACAGCAGTTATTGGCCCTGATGATTTTATAGTCCTTCCAGAGATGTCAGAGAGGGTTGACTATGAGGGGGAACTGGCTGTTGTAATAGGCAAAAGAGCGAAAAATGTATCTTTAAAAGATGCGTTAGATTATGTCCTTGGCTATACGATAGCTAACGATGTAACAGCAAGAGATTTGCAGGCAAAAGATGGCCAATGGACAAGAGCGAAGTCTTTTGACACCTTTTTGCCTATAGGCCCTTGGATTGAGACAGACTTAGACCCTTCTTCTTTGGACATAACTACATATGTAAATGGTGTAGTAAGGCAAAAAAGCAACACCAAACACCTCATATTTAACGTTCCAAAACTTGTGAGTTTTATATCTCACATAATGACGCTAAACCCTGGCGATGTCATATTGACGGGAACACCCTCTGGCGTTGGACCCTTAAAATCAGGCGATGTTGTAACTATTGAAATAGAGGGAATAGGTAAACTGACAAACAGAGTAAAATAA
- a CDS encoding efflux RND transporter periplasmic adaptor subunit has translation MKRKYLYAIVAVLIIGIATFYFVNRAKSSQPQQLSYVTVTRGNISMEVTGTGNLSGDVRAITLKGSGTVKKVYFKVGDTVKKGDLLYEIEDDDLNNQLEEAKLNLDLAQQQLNQEKQNYNNSLAKLSITAPSDGVVQVLVKEGQDVTPGMPVAIIGDNSKENETAENNGQTTQNSVNVTAQIAGTVEKVYVSQGQNVKKGQLLIKLSSNNISDAQIKNAELKLKQAQNNYNQILQQIDNLKIYSPIDGKILSQNINEGDILGTSVASTNLSNTNSQSQQAGFVPVLDITQLSTYESQPETAVIVGNSNYVVNLSVDETDIKNIKVGQQAQLTTDNLPGKTFTGTVSQVSQLPTIQNGVASYNVTIEVEPSEDLLLGMSMNVSITVAEKQDALILPIQAVQTNGDRKYVILYTDDLKNQNINSTNNSTNNRNSFRNNMRFVETGIYNDNFIEIVSGLQEGDKVLIPTLISSTNANNRNPSAFGIMGGFRPEGNFNKNMTNQGGSYQGRSFNGTGQNNTSTGR, from the coding sequence ATGAAGAGGAAATATTTATATGCGATTGTTGCAGTATTAATCATTGGAATTGCCACTTTTTACTTTGTAAACAGGGCAAAATCATCACAACCCCAGCAGCTTTCATATGTTACAGTTACTCGTGGTAATATTTCTATGGAAGTCACTGGGACAGGAAACTTAAGTGGCGATGTAAGAGCAATTACGTTAAAAGGCAGTGGAACAGTAAAGAAAGTGTATTTTAAGGTAGGAGATACTGTAAAGAAAGGAGACCTATTATACGAAATTGAAGATGACGATTTAAATAATCAGCTTGAAGAAGCCAAATTAAATCTTGATTTAGCACAGCAGCAATTAAATCAAGAAAAGCAAAATTATAATAATAGCCTTGCTAAGTTGAGTATAACTGCACCTTCTGATGGAGTTGTACAGGTATTAGTAAAAGAAGGACAGGATGTTACTCCAGGTATGCCTGTTGCAATAATTGGGGATAATTCAAAAGAGAATGAAACTGCAGAAAATAATGGGCAAACTACTCAAAATTCAGTTAATGTTACAGCACAAATTGCAGGTACAGTAGAAAAAGTATATGTGTCCCAGGGACAAAATGTAAAAAAAGGCCAACTTTTAATAAAACTATCCTCGAATAATATAAGTGATGCACAAATAAAAAATGCCGAATTAAAACTGAAGCAAGCTCAAAACAATTACAATCAGATTTTGCAACAAATTGATAACTTAAAAATTTACTCTCCTATAGATGGGAAGATCCTTAGCCAAAATATAAACGAAGGAGATATACTAGGTACTTCTGTAGCGAGCACTAACCTAAGCAATACTAATAGCCAATCGCAGCAAGCAGGTTTTGTGCCTGTTTTAGATATAACACAATTATCTACTTATGAGAGTCAACCAGAAACTGCGGTAATAGTGGGCAATTCTAATTATGTTGTCAATCTTTCTGTTGACGAGACAGACATAAAAAATATAAAAGTAGGGCAGCAAGCACAGCTTACGACAGATAATTTACCGGGTAAGACTTTTACCGGTACTGTTTCACAAGTATCACAACTTCCAACAATACAAAACGGAGTAGCTTCTTATAATGTAACTATTGAAGTAGAGCCAAGTGAAGACTTACTTTTAGGCATGTCAATGAATGTTTCAATAACTGTTGCAGAAAAACAAGATGCTTTAATACTTCCTATCCAAGCTGTTCAGACAAACGGTGATAGAAAATACGTAATACTCTACACAGACGATTTAAAAAATCAAAATATCAATAGCACTAACAATAGCACTAATAACAGGAACTCTTTCAGGAACAACATGCGATTTGTAGAGACAGGCATTTACAACGACAACTTTATAGAAATCGTGAGTGGATTGCAGGAAGGAGACAAAGTATTAATTCCAACACTTATTTCCTCAACAAACGCAAATAACCGTAATCCAAGTGCTTTTGGTATAATGGGTGGCTTTAGGCCAGAAGGCAATTTCAACAAGAATATGACTAATCAAGGTGGTAGTTACCAAGGCAGAAGCTTTAATGGGACAGGGCAAAATAACACTTCCACAGGGAGGTAA